gtgtgtgtgtgtgtgtgtgtgtgtgtgtgcgtgtgtgtgtgcctgtgtgtttgtgcgagtgtgtgtgtgcgtatgtgtgtgcgagtgtgtgtgtgtgtgtgtgcgtatatgtgtgcgagtgtgtgtgcaagcgtgtgtgtgtgtgcgagtgtgtgcgtgtgtgcaagcgtgtatgtgtgcgagtgtgtgccTGTGTACAGCTGCAGCTGCGTGTCGTTCAACTGCCGTCGTCCTGGCAGGTCAGTCGTCAGTACGACTTGGAGGGTACTCTATGAACTACGTCACACTGTGACGTCAGCCTTGGACTACACTGATGATATCAACCTCCAACTACACTAATGGCGTCTGACTTAAAGCAAAGCTAATAATGTCAGCCTTGCACTACACTAATGACGTCTGACTTAACAAAGCTAATAATGTCAACTATGGACTACACTGATGACGTCAACTACGGACTacactgatgacgtcagaccTAAAGCAAAGCTAATAATGTCAGCCTTGCACTAAACTAATGACGTGAACTACGGACTACACTAATGACGTCTGACTTAACAAAGCTAATAATGTCAACTATGGACTACACTGATGACGTCAACTACGGACTacactgatgacgtcagaccTAAAGCAAAGCTAATAATGTCAGCCTTGCACTAAACTAATGACGTGAACTACGGACTACACTAATGACGTCTGACTTAACAAAGCTAATAATGTCAACTATGGACTACACTAATGACGTCAGACCTAAAGCAAAGCTAATAATGTCAGCCTTGCACTAAACTAATGACGTGAACTACGGACTACACTAATGACGTCTGACTTAACAAAGCTAATAATGTCAACTATGGACTACACTAATGACGTCAGACCTAAAGCAAAGCTAATAATGTCAGCCTTGCACTACACTAACGACGTCAACCTTGACTACAATGACTACATTACTGGTGACAGACTGTAAACGGCTCAGACTCGTCAGCCAGCTCGCCCTCTGTCACAACGCCAGCCTTAGCCCCGAGGCCAGCTCGCCCTTTGCCCTCGACCCTACGTCATCTACAcgccctcccccacccacccacttcaTCGTTAGCTTCTTCCATCCCCCAACCCTCTTCGTCATCGCTCGTCGCGTGACCTCCAAGGCGATTcaagagaaggaggaaaaaggGAAAAGCAGGCCCGTGACAAAAAGCTGCCATTGACAAGGGCCCAGGCCAAACACGATCGCTGGTCTCCCCTTGTCGGAGTGTTGCCCGTGAGACAATATGGCGGCGGAGGGCCCCGAGACGTTCTCAGCGGCAGCATGTTCAACGTCACGCGCTCATGATGCAACTCAAGCAGCACGTGCGCTCGACTGCCTTAGTTTAGAGGATAAAGGACAGGGGGACTGTTCATGCACTCCTCCCATGTCTGCTCCCCCTCTCCATGGGGGGAAACACGTCAGGGCGACAGGCTGCCATTGACCCTCGGCCATGCTGGACCTGGACCCTACCCTGTAACCCCTTGTCTCCAAGTAACAGTAACAATGTAACCCGATATAACAgatggtgtgttgtgtgttgtgtgtgtggtgtatattttgtgttacatatgttgtgtgttgtgttctacatatgttgtgtgttacttatgttgtgtgttacatatgttgtgtgttgtgtgctacatatgttgtgttgtgtgctacatatgttgtgtgttgtgtgttacatatgttgtgtgttgtgtgttacatatgttgtgtgttacttatgttgtgtgttacttatgttgtgtgttacatatgttgtgtgttgtgtgctacatatgttgtgttgtgtgctacatatgttgtgtgttgtgtgttacatatgttgtatgttgtgtgttacatatgttgtgtgttgtgttctacatatgttgtgtgttacttatgttgtgtgttacatatgttgtgtgttgtgtgctacatatgttgtgtgttgtgtgctacatatgttgtgttgtgtgttacatatgttgtgtgctacatatgttgtgtgttacttatgttgtgtgttacatatgttgtgtgttgtgtgctacatatgttgtgttgtgtgctacatatgttgtgtgttgtgtgttacatatgttgtgtgttgtgtgttacatATGTTGTGTGCTAcatatgttgtgttgtgtgttacatatgttgtgtgttgtgtgctacatatgttgtgttgtgtgctacatatgttgtgtgttgtgtgttacatATGTTGTGTGCTAcatatgttgtgttgtgtgctacatatgttgtgtgttgtgtgttacatatgttgtgtgctacatatgttgtgtgttacttatgttgtgtgttacatatgttgtgtgttgtgtgctacATGTTGTATGTTGTTATGTCATAGCCTTGCACTTCAAAGGGTGTCGACCTCACGCGGCCGCTgtccactcatacacaaagtcgCTGGTTTGTGGCCTTTGTGCGATTGGTCGGTCAGCTTCCTGTGTTGTCCGTTAAACATGGGTTAGGGTTCCTGATTTATGATATAATGGCAAGAGGATAGGTCCACTTTCCACTGTTTCTGTCGGCACATTAATGATACATCTTGGATGTTGTGCAAATCAAAGgcttttacaaacatttgttgATGTGCTACTGTGTGGCCGTTACAGCTGTAACCGATCTTCACAACTTGTGTGTTACGTCACACGGCACGCCGTGACCCACCTTCTCTAGAGACGTTATACCACAGTTGACATTTAGACTTTTACATCTGCTGGCTTTGGTTTGCTGTCATCAGCACGGCTATCCCACACCTTATGTGTCACTGCCATGATCACGGCTATCCCACACCTTATGTGTCACTGCCATGATCACGGCTATCCCACACCTTATGTGTCACTGCCATGATCACGGCTATCCCACACCTTATGTGTCACTGCCATGATCACGGCTATCCCACACCTTATGTGTCACTGCCATGATCACGGCTATCCCACACCTTATGTGTCACTGCCATGATCACGGCTATCCCACACCATATGTGCCACTGCCATGATCACGGCTATCCCACACCACATGTGTCACTATCAGGTGAAATGTGCTGGCATGCCGTCCTACGGTTTGAGCGCTGGAACCCAGTTGattgcaaacaacaaaatgtcgGAGTGTTGGAAAGTACGAGAAGAGAAGCAGGGAGGTGTAGTGCATAGAAAGCTTACAGGCGGGTGAAAGGCTGATGCCTGTGATGCCCGGATGTTACAGGCTATACACAACTGTCTGACAATGCAGCTTGAAGGAGCGGCCAGTAATGCCAGTGTGCCACAGGGCCTAAAATATTATCTGACAATGCATCTTGAAAGAGGTGGCCTCAATGAGGTGTCCACGAATGGCGGGCAAGGGAGGAAAGCCAAGATTTGTCGGCCTTTGTCTGTGGAAGGAGGGACAACTTCGTCCCGTCTGGCGCCGACACAATAGTGGGGGAGATAAACGCACTTTTCATTTGCACGTGTCGCCACTTGGTGCTGCATGCAGATTAACGACCTTTTCATGGCCAACACCGGGCACTAACAACACCAGGCCCTCCCACTACTGGCCACTGGCAAACACAAGGGGAGACAACAAGGACGTCACAACGACAGATATTAGAGTGGCCGATCCTGATCgtcacaaagaagaaaagtggcaAATCCCTGCAAATCCTGAAGCTCAAACTGCTTTTCACTCCATTCTACGCACAAAAAACAGGGTCACCATCCTGCCTTCATGATACCGTCATCCTGCTGTCATCCTGCTGTCATCGTCTACATATGGTGGCTGCTTACTAGCAGGTGATACATTGTTACACACGTCTACACACGATGCCTGGTGTCTCGATGTAGTCAGACATTTTTTGTCTATTTCTAGCAAAATCGCTCCAGTAGATGAGACAGCGGTTGTTACTGGCTACAACGTCTTGAATTCCATATACAGTGTACAATATACCTCTCTGTAGCCtacacactagactgacacacggactacacGCTAGACTGacacactagactgacacacagactacacactagactgacacacggactacacGCTAGGCTGacacactagactgacacacagactacacactagactgacacactagactgacacacagactacacactagactgacacacggactacacactagactgacacacggactacacactagactgacacacagactacacactagactgacacacggactacacactagactgacacactagactgacacacagactacacactaggctgacacacagactacacactagactgacacactagactgacacacggactacacactagactgacacacagactacacactagactgacacgcggactacacactagactgacacacggactacacGCTAGtctgacacacggactacacGCTAGTctgacacacagactacacgctagactgacacacggactacacactagactgacacacagactacacactagactgacacacagactacacactagactgacacacagactacacactagactgacacacagactacacgctagtctgacacacggactacacactagactgacacagggactacacactagactgacacacagactacacgCTAGGctgacacacagactacacgctagtctgacacacggactacacGCTAGtctgacacacggactacacGCTAGtctgacacacggactacacgctagactgacacacagactgacacacagactacaAGCTAGtctgacacacggactacacactagactgacacacggactacacgctagactgacacacagactgacacacagactacacgCTAGGctgacacacagactacacactagactgacacatggactacacactagactgacacacagactacacgCTAGTctgacacacagactacacgctagactgacacacagactacacactagtctgacacacggactacacactagactgacacacggactacacGCTAGtctgacacacggactacacactagaccgcatgcggcccgcgaaacatttttgtgcgcaccgcggccacgtccgcggtgtatctgtatgttgtgcttggtgactAACTCCCGCGGTGAAAATTACCGCCGTTCACAAGCGAAATACACTGCATTCTGCACCAAGAAGCACTCTGTGGCAAAAGTCTACAAATGAAGAACGTGATGGATGTTGTCGTGAAGTCGGTGAACTTCATACGTGCACGGGGTCTCAACCACAGacagtttgtgtcatttctaGCTGATTTAGAAACGGAATACGGAGAGTTGCTGTATCTTATGGAAGTCAGATGGTTGAGTCGTGGAAAAGTgctgcagagattttttgaactGAGACGGGAAATAGCATTGTTCGTGGcaatgaaagacagagacaTACCTCAGCTCAGTGACCCAATGTTTTTGTCGGATCTTGCTTTTCTTACTGACATCAAGCAACATCTCAATACACTCAATTCACAACTACAGGGCTCAAAGCAGCTGATTACCGTGATGTTTGACCGCATCAAATCATTCAGATGCAAGCTGACTTTGTGGGCCACTCAGGTGGCAGATGGAAACCTGGCTCATTTCTCTTTTGTACAGAGCATAACGGTTGAACCACAGCGCCTGAAAGACTACGTAGACATCCTCTCCAGACTAGTGGAAGATTTTGAACACCACTGTCAGCAACTCACTGCTCTCGAACCACAGTTTGTCCTTCTTGCCACTCCGTTCGCAGTTGATGTGAAAAACGTGACAGAGGAAGTCCAGATGGAACTACTGCACCTGCAGTGTGACACTGTTCTGAAGCAAAAATACGTTGATGTTGGAGTTCCAGATTTCTACCAGTTTCTTCCTAGAGAGaattttccaaacttattcTGCTCAGCTGCTAGAATTCTAGCGATGTTTGGGAGTACGTACGTTTGCGAACAGTTTTTCTCCagaatgaagatcaacaaaacaacattaCGATCAAGACTGACTGATGAGCATCTGACAGCAACCTTGCGGCTTGCCACTACACGCGACTTCAGGCCTAACGTCGATGTCTGGTCTCTGCCAAACGATCTCAGCTGAGTGGACAGAAACAGGAGTGACGAGCCATCTGTAGTAGGCCTAGTAATTAtagttgggttttgtttttttttttttttttggaactacagtttctgcttttttattagtgacagagacaacgtcaacttattttaataaactaaactgcctgttcatgtaataaactacactaaatgtaattaataattataaaaactttattttagcatttaactgcagtgacagtagtgttggTAAAATTTAacgaaaaaacattttgttttcgtggtgcggcccgctgactggctgttactttccactgcggcccacatgctaatatgagtttgagacccctgaactagactgacacacggactacacGCAAGgctgacacacggactacacactagactgacacacCAACTACACGCTAGgctgacacacggactacacactagactgacacacagactacacactagactgacacacCAACTACACGCTAGgctgacacacggactacacactagactgacacacggactacacactagactgacacGCGGACTACACGCTAGgctgacacacggactacacactagactgacacacagactacacactagactgacacacCAACTACACGCTAGgctgacacacggactacacactagactgacacacggactacacactagactgacacacggactacacaCTAGGCTGACACACTGACTACACGCTAGGCTGACACACTAGAatgacacacagactacacactagactgacacacTGACTACACGCTAGgctgacacacggactacacactagactgacacacggactacacGCTAGGCTGACACACGAACTACACGCTAGTctgacacacagactacacgCTAGTCTGACATACGGACTACACGCTAGgctgacacacggactacacactagactgacacacgaACTACACACTAGAATGACACACGAACTACACGCTAGGCTGACACACGAACTACACGCTAGGCTGACACACGGACTATACGCCATGTACACGTGCACTCGCCAATGCTCGCTACGGGCCTTAATGAAAGTAACAAGAGGAGGAGTTATTGCACCTGCTTTTTCACCTGTCGTCCCATCAAAAGACCCTCGTGAATGTCTTCTGCTACTTTCCAGCGAATGTGCCACAGGTGACAGCCGCCATCCGCGTAACAGCTTTCTCACCCGTGCAGTAGACAGTCGTCAGTTCAGGGCTGACGAGCACGAGCAGCGGGTATTAGGAGTCACGCAGTCCTCCCTCCATTGTCCCCCCCAACACTGTTccacaccccccacacacaccccaacacacactcgTCCTGTGCTGACGGACTAGCGCCACGACTGTGGCTCGTCTGTGGTGTACATGCGCCGCTAATTAGCTAATTAGGTTATTAATAACCCGCCCTCGTACAGCGCCATTTCCACGTGACGTACAAACATGGCGGCTTACGTTACTGGACGTAGCAGTTGCTGCAtgcttatgtttatttatttgttgtgtctAGCCGTCCGGTCGTGAGTTCGtcagtgagtgaagtgagtgtgGGCTGTACCCGGGGTAGATCCCTTGCCCTCACCTCCCCTTGGGTGTAAGTACCCTGTACTGTCTTTGGGCAGGCACGACATCAGCGCCACTTGTGCTACAGTGTTATACCGGTTATAGGTGGTTATGTGTGGTTATGTGTTGCACTAGTTATAGGTGGTTACGTGTTATACCAGTTATATATGGTTACATGTTATACCAGTTATTCGTGGTTATGTGTTACACTAGTTATATGTGGTTGTGTGTTACACTAGTTATAGGAGGTTACATGTTATACCAGTTATGCATGGTTATGTGTTACACTAGTTATAGATGGTTGCGTGTTATACCAGTTATACGTGGTTATGTGTTACATTAGTTATAGGAGGTTACATGTTATACCAGTTATATGTGGTTACATGTTATACCGGTTATAGGTGGTTATGTGTTACACTAGTTATAGGTGGTTGCGTGTTATACCAGTTATACGTGGTTATGTGTTACACTAGTTATAGGTGGTTACATGCTATACCAGTTATATGTGGTTACATGTTATACCAGTTATACGTGGTTATGTGTTACACTAGTTATAGGTGGTTACATGTTATACCAGTTATACGTGGTTATGTGTTACACTAGTTATAGATGGTTGCGTGTTATACCAGTTATACGTGGTTATGTGTTACACTAGTTATAGGTGGTTACATGTTATACCAGTTATGCATGGTTATGTGTTACACTAGTTATAGATGGTTGCGTGTTATACCAGTTATACGTGGTTATGTGTTACATTAGTTATAGGAGGTTACATGTTATACCAGTTATATGTGGTTACATGTTATACCGGTTATAGGTGGTTATGTGTTACACTAGTTATAGGTGGTTGCGTGTTATACCAGTTATACGTGGTTATGTGTTACACTAGTTATAGGTGGTTACATGCTATACCAGTTATATGTGGTTACATGTTATACCAGTTATACGTGGTTATGTGTTACACTAGTTATAGGTGGTTACATGTTATACCAGTTATACGTGGTTATGTGTTACACTAGTTATAGATGGTTGCGTGTTATACCAGTTATACGTGGTTATGTGTTACACTAGTTATAGGTGGTTACATGTTATACCAGTTGTACGTGGTTGTGTGTTACACTAGTTGTACGTGGTTACATGTTATACCAGTTGTACGTGGTTATGTGTTACACTAGTTATAAGGTGGTTACATGTTATACCAGTTGTACGTGGTTATATACATGTTATACCTAGTACAGGTGTGATGTCCGGTGCCAGAGACCACAACATCCACCCCGCTGACCCGCCTGCTGACAACGGACAAGTCTCGGCCCCTCAAGTGCCAGCGGACGAGAAAGGTGTGTAGACAGGTGCTGTAACTAAACGCGTCTACGTCTGTCTACGCCCCATGACAGTTTAGCAGAGAGGCTGGCACGTGCAGTATTCCATCAGCCACTGACGTCACGGGACAGCCTCGCGAGCTGGACTCGAGAGTTTCCTTGACGACAGAGTACACAACATGGCGCAGACTGTAACAACGGAAAGCTAGGGCTCTTGTGAGCGAGGTCCACTACCAACCTCGTGACACTTTGGCCTCCTAGCCCTGGTTtctgtgcgcgtgtgtgagtgtgtgtgtgtgtggccagtGCGTGTGTCGGTCGGCGTGTTGACAGTGCGTGTGTACACGTGTTGACAGTGCGTGTGTCGGTCGGCGTGTTGACAACCTCACACACCGTGTGTTGCGCTAGGAGCAGTGTGAGCTCTTGAGTCAATGAGGTCTTTGAGGTGCTGAAggtgacaaacacaaaacacacggAAGGAGTCAGAAGGGTTCAAAAGTAGGCGGCGCTGCCTGCTGACCCTGGCGCCATGACAGGGCCCGTCACATTCCTAGTCTAGGTCTCTAGGTCACAGAGCTactttctccatttctttgtATGGCTTTGTTAACCATGATACTAACATTCTGAAATTGTAATCcctcattaaaataataagtagCTACCCCTGACTAGAATGATGAGTAGCTAAACCCTGAGTTACAAGGTAACGACAAGTAGCTACCCCTGACTAGAATGATGAGTAGCTAAACCCTGAGTTACAAGGTAACGACAAGTAGCTACCCCTGACTAGAATGATGAGTAGCTAAACCCTAAATTACAAGGTAAAGACAAGTAGCTACCCCTGACTAGAATGATGAGTAGCTAAACCCTAAATTACAAGGTAACGACAAGTAGCTACCCCTGACTAGAATGATGAGTAGCTAAACCCTAAATTACAAGGTAACGACAAGTAGCTACCCCTGACTAGAATGATGAGTAGCTAAACCCTAAGTTACAAGGTAACGACAAGTAGCTACCCCTGACTAGAATGATGAGTAGCTACCCCTAAATTACAAGGTAAAGACAAGTAGCTACCCCTGACTAGAATGATGAGTAGCTAAACCCTAAATTACAAGGTAACGACAAGTAGCTACCCCTGACTAGAATGATGAGTAGCTAAACCCTGAGTTACAAGGTAACGACAAGTAGCTACCCCCTGACTAGGACCAGTCAGATCAACCTCATCAGCAGCTATGGGTGCTGTTGCAGGGTTTGTCGGAACTTGTCAGATCAATGCCAGTAGCGGCTACAGCCGGCACTACGCACTTTGTCGGAACAAGTCACGTGAATGTCGATACCAGATGTCGCGCGCGGAGTGGTCTGTCGGAACTAGTCTCGTCAGTGCCCTCAGCAGCTATTGCACCTGTCACAAACTATCACATCACCATCACTGGCAGCCATCACAATACTCCTGGGGTCTGTCAAACAGCCGCACCCGTCACATCAGTGCCTGCGACATCTTTATGTAGGCTGCGTGTCTACAGACATTTACTGCAGTAACTCGTATACAAATGTACATATTCcggtgtgaatgtgtgtatatatattctagtgtcagtgtgtgtacatattccagtgtcaatgtgtgtgtacatattccGGTGtcaatgtgtgtacatattccAGTGttaatgtcagtgtgtgtacatattccagtgtcaatgtgtgtacatattccAGTGTCaatgcgtgtgtatatatattccagtgtcagtgtgtgtacatattccAGTGTCAATGTGTTTGTACATATTCcagtgtcaatgtgtgtgtacatattccAGTGttaatgtcagtgtgtgtacatattccagtgtcaatgtgtgtacatattccAGTGTCaatgcgtgtgtatatatattccagtgtcagtgtgtgtacatattccagtgtcaatgtgtgtgtacatattccAGTGttaatgtcagtgtgtgtacatattccagtgtcaatgtgtgtacatattccAGTGTCaatgcgtgtgtatatatattccagtgtcagtgtgtgtacatattccagtgtcaatgtgtgtacatattccggtgtcaatgtgtgtgtacatattccAGTGttaatgtcagtgtgtgtacatattccAGTGtcaatgtgtttatgtatttcatATGCATTTGCAGCTGTTCATGTTAACAGCATGAACAAAATGTGTAGGAAACTACAGATATGTGAACATCTCACAGCGTGTATTAGCTGTCCATGTGTCCATGCTGGTGTGTAACATGCtggcatgtttgtgtttgtgtgtgtgtgtgcatgtttgtatgtgtgctgttgtgtgtgtgtgtgtgtgttgctgctgCTCTACAAGATGCTCAAGAACTCGAACACAAACGCCATGGCCGTTAGCTGTGTGTAAAATACTGATGTCAATAAGTCAAGCACTGTCCAGTGCCTTCTAAACATTACTTAGTTGTTTCAAGAACTCAGAAATGCGTGGCGAGTACTTCTTGTCTACTTCTACACATGTACGTGTCGCTAAATGTCATTGGCAAACATACTTATTGTCAAGTCTCACACAATGTTGAGTACCTTTAGTCACCTGGGAAACACTGGGGTCAGTAAAGTGCTCTCCATGTCCAGCACCTGTAGCGGTGCCCGGGGGCAGCAAACATCACGTGGGGGACCCCAAGCCACACTCGTACggtcagcttttatttttcttgttgttacCCTCGACAGTCCATGGAAACTCTTCGATATtccttgcttttcatggtgagGCAAGGGTTTGGGGCATCGATTACAGCAACAGTGCATATCGTCTGGTGCAGTGGAGGCAAGAGTTGCCACCctttgtgtacaaacatgaacaaatacCGCCATTGTACAAACTGAAATAGGCCGTGAGGCTGAAGTTGAAATCTCTCGTTGGATGTTTTTATTATCGGCTTCAACCCGGCGCAGCTTTCACACAAGATGATCAGGGTCACACTGGAAGTGAGTCAGAAGTGTCCTGGAAATGTATCAACATTCTTGGGACCCACCTTGCAGACCGCTTGCTCATCCCCAAGATCTCAGTTCAAACAGTTTGGGCTGCACCAGAACTGATACCTATGGACTTAGCCATCTGCTGGACAGGAAGACGCCTGTCATCCAAAACCAGACGGTGATTGGCAGCAACTTGATCATCAGTGGTTGAGGTTTTTGGACATGACTGAGGGTCATCTTCTGTGCTGCCCCTGTCCCGCTTGAACTCACAGCCCACTTCATCACAGTTACATAGGAAGGGGCGACCTCAGCAGGTGTCTGTAGCATGTCCTCATGGATTTCTGTTTGACACCTTTCTTTTGCTGATACTGTAGGACTGCTCGGACCTCTCTTGTGTCTATTTTTAGATTTGTCTCACTACCCTTGTACTACTCACTGCctcgtacaaacacacacatccttcTATTTATCCTTTTGATGACTTCTGCTTTGAAAAAGAAGTCTAATGATATATCTGCTTCCTCTGAATTGCACGGAATTCCATCTCCACCATCTTAACCCAGGGTATATCTATGTGGGTTACAGTTAAGGTGAAGGTTAATTCTAGCTCTGATCAATCTCAGAACAAAGCACCAAGTACCCACTACCCCAGCTGTAAACTACCAGCCAGATAAAGCTACATACAGGTGAGTGCTAGAGGCGCCTCCTATGTGTAACAGTCTATACACCCGGGTGGTCCAAGACTTTTGGTAAATGAGCTTTTCAAACACCCCTTGAGGCCTTTACTATGGTAACGATGTGCACATCCCGGGTGGTCGTAGCCTTCAGGTCAGCGTGTTTGATGAATGGGAGCATCCATAGTTATTGTTGGTGATGCTGGGTGAGGGTGAGGGCTGGCTATGTTTGATGTTGTGGCCACTGGACGTCACCTGCGTGCGTCACGCACTGCTAAAGGGCCAGACGGTCAACGACAGCAAGTAACTGCACTTG
This window of the Pomacea canaliculata isolate SZHN2017 linkage group LG4, ASM307304v1, whole genome shotgun sequence genome carries:
- the LOC112562524 gene encoding general transcription factor II-I repeat domain-containing protein 2B-like, with amino-acid sequence MDVVVKSVNFIRARGLNHRQFVSFLADLETEYGELLYLMEVRWLSRGKVLQRFFELRREIALFVAMKDRDIPQLSDPMFLSDLAFLTDIKQHLNTLNSQLQGSKQLITVMFDRIKSFRCKLTLWATQVADGNLAHFSFVQSITVEPQRLKDYVDILSRLVEDFEHHCQQLTALEPQFVLLATPFAVDVKNVTEEVQMELLHLQCDTVLKQKYVDVGVPDFYQFLPRENFPNLFCSAARILAMFGSTYVCEQFFSRMKINKTTLRSRLTDEHLTATLRLATTRDFRPNVDVWSLPNDLS